A single window of Jiangella alkaliphila DNA harbors:
- a CDS encoding DeoR/GlpR family DNA-binding transcription regulator has protein sequence MLAAERRDFLLARLEQDGKVVAKDVATELGISEDSIRRDLRELASAGLCQRVYGGALPVSPAIADHTVRTGIEVSGKHRVAAAAAALIRPGSTAILDGGTTALAVARALPAGLRATVITHSPVVAAALGDHPQVDVIVIGGRLFKHSMVTCGAAAVEAVNGIHADVFLLGVTGVHPDAGLTTGDSDEAAMKRTLARHAADTYVLASSEKIGTASQFTVLPLADIAGLVTDAPADHPIVQRLHALDVPIVDAPDGSAWSPGGVPSPD, from the coding sequence ATGCTCGCCGCCGAACGACGTGACTTCCTGCTCGCGCGCCTCGAGCAGGACGGGAAGGTCGTCGCGAAGGATGTCGCGACCGAACTCGGCATCTCCGAGGACAGCATCCGGCGCGACCTGCGCGAGTTGGCCTCCGCCGGGCTGTGCCAGCGCGTCTACGGCGGCGCCCTGCCCGTCTCGCCCGCGATCGCCGACCACACCGTCCGCACGGGCATCGAGGTGAGCGGCAAGCACCGGGTCGCGGCCGCCGCGGCCGCCCTGATCCGCCCGGGCAGTACAGCGATCCTCGACGGCGGCACCACCGCGCTCGCCGTCGCCCGGGCGCTGCCCGCGGGCCTGCGCGCCACGGTCATCACGCACAGCCCTGTCGTCGCCGCCGCGCTGGGCGACCACCCGCAGGTCGACGTCATCGTCATCGGCGGGCGGCTGTTCAAGCACTCCATGGTCACCTGCGGCGCCGCGGCCGTCGAGGCGGTGAACGGCATCCACGCCGACGTCTTCCTGCTCGGCGTCACCGGCGTCCACCCCGACGCGGGCCTCACCACCGGCGACTCCGACGAGGCCGCGATGAAGCGCACGCTCGCCCGGCACGCCGCCGACACCTACGTCCTCGCCAGCTCGGAGAAGATCGGCACCGCGTCCCAGTTCACCGTCCTCCCCCTCGCCGACATCGCCGGTCTGGTCACCGACGCGCCGGCGGACCATCCGATCGTCCAGCGCCTCCACGCCCTCGACGTGCCGATCGTGGACGCACCGGACGGATCCGCGTGGTCTCCTGGAGGGGTGCCGTCCCCCGACTGA
- a CDS encoding sialidase family protein gives MSTTTRRRTRLLAVTGLAGLALAAAPGPASSPAVAEPAPERAVDQTTVFDRGQDGYHTFRIPAVVQAADGTLLAFAEGRINSPGDDGDIDLVLKRSADGGVTWGPLQVVVDGGGNKFGNPVPILDERTGRVVLNVTRTGGDVSGDDIRCGRADAEQTRRSFVLYSDDHGASWSAPVEITADVKPADWRHFVGGPGHGIQITQGEHAGRLVIPGNHSAAPPPGSGLSCTDDRLFGAHSLYSDDGGTTWHLGGVDTTPEGVVNPNENTVVELSDGSLYFNARDQNGTSVGARASTTSADGGASFDAPYQEIPDLVAPVVQGSILALSREADRRERLVFAAPGHPTSRENLTLWSSFDDAGSWVRGPVVYEGPAGYSDIVQIDGHGRARMLGVLYENGDRLHEGPELTYHQRISFARVIVPTLDAPAPPPPTTPDVSGNGLDAVVSGTPRRVGGVVGSGLDLAGDYVETPADPALEFGAGPFTAAAWFRTGSSVVQTIVWAHSNRDVDPKWWVRLEPDLGRIRAHVNTGERNTFVSAPGDFADGRWHHVALTRDDDAVTLYVDGEPLGSSAPVAGSVSAGALTGIRIGSRVDGINNPLDGAVDDVWMFDQALGAAEIAALADGHAPAGAEPVLHLPLDRVTR, from the coding sequence ATGTCGACGACGACACGTCGCAGAACCCGGCTGCTCGCGGTGACCGGCCTGGCCGGTCTCGCCCTGGCGGCCGCGCCCGGCCCGGCCTCGTCGCCCGCGGTCGCCGAGCCGGCGCCGGAGCGCGCGGTCGACCAGACCACGGTCTTCGACCGGGGCCAGGACGGCTACCACACCTTCCGCATCCCCGCCGTCGTCCAGGCCGCCGACGGGACGCTGCTTGCCTTCGCCGAAGGGCGCATCAACAGCCCGGGCGACGACGGTGACATCGACCTCGTCCTCAAACGATCCGCCGACGGCGGTGTGACCTGGGGACCGCTGCAGGTGGTCGTCGACGGCGGCGGGAACAAGTTCGGCAACCCCGTCCCGATCCTCGACGAGCGGACCGGGCGCGTCGTCCTGAACGTCACCCGGACCGGTGGCGACGTCTCGGGCGACGACATCCGCTGCGGCCGGGCCGACGCCGAGCAGACCCGCCGCTCGTTCGTCCTGTACAGCGACGACCACGGCGCCAGCTGGTCCGCTCCGGTGGAGATCACGGCCGACGTCAAGCCGGCCGACTGGCGGCACTTCGTCGGCGGGCCGGGGCACGGGATCCAGATCACCCAGGGCGAGCACGCCGGCCGGCTCGTCATCCCGGGCAACCACTCGGCCGCGCCGCCGCCCGGTTCCGGCCTGTCGTGCACGGACGACCGGCTGTTCGGCGCGCACTCGCTGTACAGCGACGACGGCGGGACCACCTGGCACCTCGGCGGCGTCGACACCACACCGGAGGGGGTGGTGAACCCGAACGAGAACACCGTCGTGGAACTGAGCGACGGCAGCCTGTACTTCAACGCCCGCGACCAGAACGGCACCAGCGTCGGCGCCCGAGCCTCCACCACCAGCGCTGACGGCGGGGCGAGCTTCGACGCGCCGTACCAGGAGATCCCGGACCTCGTCGCGCCGGTCGTCCAGGGTTCGATCCTCGCCCTGTCGCGCGAGGCCGACCGGCGCGAGCGGCTGGTGTTCGCCGCGCCGGGGCATCCGACGTCGCGCGAGAACCTGACACTGTGGTCGAGCTTCGACGATGCCGGCAGCTGGGTCCGCGGGCCGGTCGTCTACGAGGGGCCGGCCGGCTACTCCGACATCGTGCAGATCGACGGCCACGGGCGCGCGCGGATGCTCGGCGTGCTCTATGAGAACGGCGACCGGCTGCACGAGGGCCCGGAGCTCACCTATCACCAGCGGATCAGCTTCGCCCGGGTGATCGTGCCGACGCTGGACGCCCCGGCGCCGCCCCCGCCGACGACGCCCGACGTCTCCGGCAACGGGCTCGACGCCGTGGTCAGCGGCACGCCACGTCGGGTCGGCGGCGTCGTCGGCTCGGGCCTGGACCTGGCCGGCGACTACGTCGAGACCCCGGCCGACCCCGCCCTCGAGTTCGGCGCCGGCCCGTTCACGGCCGCGGCCTGGTTCCGTACCGGCAGCTCCGTGGTGCAGACGATCGTGTGGGCGCACTCCAACCGGGACGTCGACCCGAAGTGGTGGGTCAGGCTGGAGCCGGACCTCGGCCGGATCAGGGCCCACGTCAACACGGGTGAGAGGAACACGTTCGTGTCCGCACCGGGCGACTTCGCCGACGGCCGATGGCACCACGTGGCCCTCACCCGCGATGACGACGCCGTGACGCTCTACGTCGACGGCGAGCCGCTGGGGTCGTCCGCGCCGGTCGCCGGGTCGGTGTCGGCCGGCGCGCTCACCGGCATCCGCATCGGCTCCCGCGTCGACGGCATCAACAACCCGCTGGACGGCGCCGTCGACGACGTGTGGATGTTCGACCAGGCACTCGGCGCCGCCGAGATCGCCGCGCTGGCCGACGGCCACGCGCCGGCCGGCGCCGAACCCGTCCTGCATCTCCCTCTGGACCGGGTCACCCGCTGA
- a CDS encoding zinc-dependent alcohol dehydrogenase family protein — translation MRGVVMYAPGDVRVEERDVPRIVEPSDAVIRVAAACVCGSDLWPYRGIERLKGPRPMGHEYVGVVEQVGDEVRDIHVGDFVVGSFFASDNTCEICRAGYQTHCVNRKPIAAGGAQSELLRVPLADGTLVATPGPPDADLVPSLLAASDVLGTGWFAAVAAEAGPGKTVAVVGDGAVGLLAVLAARRLGAERVIAMSRHADRQKLALDFGATDIVVERGDEGVARIKELTGGYGAHSVVEAVGTQESMTQAIRATRPGGHVGYVGVAHDVSLNGTELFFSGVHLHGGPAPVRRFLPELIDLIWTRAIDPGKVFDRAVPLDQAAEAYRAMDERSAVKVLLRP, via the coding sequence ATGCGCGGAGTGGTGATGTACGCCCCCGGTGACGTCCGGGTCGAGGAGCGGGACGTCCCGCGCATCGTCGAGCCGTCCGACGCGGTCATCCGGGTCGCCGCGGCCTGCGTCTGCGGGTCGGACCTGTGGCCGTACCGCGGGATCGAGCGGCTGAAGGGGCCGAGGCCGATGGGCCACGAGTACGTCGGCGTCGTCGAGCAGGTCGGCGACGAGGTGCGCGACATCCACGTCGGCGACTTCGTCGTCGGCTCGTTCTTCGCCTCCGACAACACCTGCGAGATCTGCCGCGCCGGCTACCAGACCCACTGCGTCAACCGGAAGCCCATCGCGGCGGGCGGCGCCCAGTCCGAGCTGCTGCGGGTGCCGCTGGCCGACGGCACGCTGGTCGCGACGCCGGGACCGCCGGACGCGGACCTGGTTCCGTCGCTGCTGGCCGCCTCCGACGTGCTGGGCACCGGCTGGTTCGCCGCCGTCGCCGCCGAGGCCGGGCCCGGGAAGACCGTCGCGGTCGTCGGCGACGGCGCCGTCGGACTGCTGGCGGTCCTGGCCGCCCGCCGGCTCGGCGCCGAGCGGGTCATCGCGATGAGCCGGCACGCCGACCGGCAGAAGCTGGCGCTGGACTTCGGCGCCACCGACATCGTCGTCGAGCGCGGCGACGAGGGCGTGGCCCGCATCAAGGAGCTCACCGGCGGCTACGGCGCCCACTCCGTCGTCGAGGCGGTCGGCACCCAGGAGTCGATGACGCAGGCGATCCGCGCCACCCGCCCCGGCGGCCACGTCGGGTACGTCGGCGTCGCCCACGACGTCTCGCTGAACGGCACGGAGCTGTTCTTCTCCGGCGTCCACCTGCACGGCGGGCCGGCCCCGGTGCGCCGCTTCCTCCCCGAGCTGATCGACCTCATCTGGACCCGGGCGATCGACCCCGGCAAGGTCTTCGACCGCGCCGTCCCGCTCGACCAGGCCGCCGAGGCCTACCGGGCGATGGACGAGCGCAGCGCCGTCAAAGTGCTGCTGCGCCCGTGA
- a CDS encoding ABC transporter permease has protein sequence MYAYLVRRLAQFAVVLVLGSIAVWAFVFALPGDPATVLAGPDASEAEQAAIRDRLGLDRSIVAQYGIWLGHALTGDLGTSFYSADSVTATLADYVPATAQLAVLAMVLTLLIAVPVGTVVALRPGSAVGRILSGYLTVGLAVPAFWLGLLLIIVFAVHLQLLPAAGDYVPFWQDPAEALRVTILPAAAIAVHASSVTARFLASSLGEVMGRDFIRTARAKGVPERDVVRRHALRNAALPTVTVVGIQLGGFLGGTVVIEAVFNYPGLGRLLYTSIGDRDYAVVQGGVLFVVATFLCLNLLVDLLYAYLDPRIRLS, from the coding sequence ATGTACGCCTACCTCGTGCGCCGGCTGGCCCAGTTCGCCGTCGTCCTCGTCCTGGGCTCGATCGCGGTCTGGGCCTTCGTGTTCGCGCTGCCGGGCGACCCGGCGACCGTGCTGGCCGGCCCGGACGCGTCGGAAGCCGAGCAGGCCGCGATCCGCGACCGGCTCGGCCTGGACCGCTCGATCGTCGCGCAGTACGGCATCTGGCTGGGGCACGCCCTGACCGGCGACCTCGGCACGTCGTTCTACTCGGCCGACTCCGTGACGGCGACGCTGGCCGACTACGTGCCGGCGACGGCGCAGCTGGCGGTGCTGGCGATGGTCCTGACGCTGCTGATCGCGGTTCCGGTCGGCACCGTCGTGGCGCTTCGGCCCGGCTCCGCCGTCGGGCGGATCCTGTCCGGCTACCTCACCGTCGGGCTGGCGGTGCCGGCGTTCTGGCTGGGCCTGCTCCTCATCATCGTGTTCGCCGTCCACCTGCAACTGCTGCCGGCCGCCGGCGACTACGTGCCGTTCTGGCAGGACCCGGCCGAGGCGCTGCGCGTCACGATCCTGCCCGCCGCGGCCATCGCCGTGCACGCGTCCAGCGTCACCGCACGCTTCCTGGCCAGTTCCCTCGGCGAGGTGATGGGACGCGACTTCATCCGCACCGCGCGCGCCAAGGGCGTCCCCGAGCGCGACGTCGTCCGCCGGCACGCCCTGCGCAACGCCGCCCTGCCCACGGTGACCGTGGTCGGCATCCAGCTCGGCGGCTTCCTCGGCGGCACCGTCGTGATCGAGGCCGTCTTCAACTATCCCGGCCTCGGCCGGCTGCTCTACACGTCCATCGGCGACCGCGACTACGCCGTCGTGCAAGGCGGCGTGCTGTTCGTCGTGGCCACGTTCCTCTGCCTCAACCTGCTGGTCGACCTGCTCTACGCCTACCTCGACCCGCGCATCCGCCTGTCCTGA
- a CDS encoding ABC transporter substrate-binding protein produces MAHPAPHLSRRTLLRSMGVAGAGTLIGIPLLSACGGGDDPSPSSGGGGGGQGGRLTLGTTQIMQFDPYLTNSALHIHAFYSYLIDYADGYEPVPAAAETWEFAADQTSVTITLRETTFHDGAPVTAADVVAGVERAKNPEAAFTLAEPSAFIASATAVDERTVRVDFAGPTPEALVIDWMFAFPLVPAASNDAVTLETEPAGSGPFLLESFQRDRSLVLARNSAYWSEGKPHLDEVEYRFFDDEEALVTALESGDVDGAVYLALRHAERLEGRFSLVEGGGRMDLFFMNAAMPPFDDKALRQAVARAIDRERIIEQVRFGLGEPIYTAFMPPSPAFDPAYLDSHGFDLDAAAAMLDAAGGARQAVAGVGDEPGAIEILQIIQADLDKIGFELTIEPMEQTTFLDELFAGRLQCCVAAQPNNLQSPSLISRGRQMLPSTDNVMLGAAVPDAYVQAVAGARTAVTEPDQQAAFAALNEVLVDEAWAIGIATRPSLSALKDGVTGLAVDPRDFLVLDDLQA; encoded by the coding sequence ATGGCACACCCGGCGCCACACCTGAGCCGCCGCACGCTGCTTCGCTCCATGGGCGTCGCCGGCGCCGGCACCCTCATCGGCATCCCGCTGCTGAGCGCCTGCGGCGGCGGCGACGACCCCTCGCCGTCGTCCGGCGGAGGCGGCGGCGGCCAGGGCGGGCGGCTGACGCTCGGCACGACGCAGATCATGCAGTTCGACCCCTACCTGACCAACTCGGCGCTGCACATCCACGCGTTCTACAGCTACCTGATCGACTACGCGGACGGGTACGAGCCGGTGCCCGCCGCCGCGGAGACGTGGGAGTTCGCCGCCGACCAGACGTCGGTCACCATCACTTTGCGCGAGACGACGTTCCACGACGGCGCGCCGGTCACCGCGGCCGACGTCGTCGCCGGCGTCGAGCGGGCCAAGAACCCGGAGGCGGCCTTCACGCTGGCCGAGCCGTCCGCGTTCATCGCGTCCGCGACCGCGGTCGACGAGCGGACCGTTCGCGTCGACTTCGCCGGCCCGACGCCCGAGGCGCTGGTGATCGACTGGATGTTCGCCTTCCCGCTGGTCCCGGCGGCGAGCAACGACGCGGTGACGCTGGAGACCGAGCCGGCCGGGTCCGGCCCGTTCCTGCTCGAGTCGTTCCAGCGCGACCGCAGCCTCGTCCTGGCGCGCAACTCCGCCTACTGGTCCGAGGGGAAGCCGCACCTCGACGAGGTCGAGTACCGCTTCTTCGACGACGAGGAGGCGCTGGTCACCGCGCTGGAGTCGGGCGACGTCGACGGCGCGGTGTACCTGGCGCTGCGCCACGCGGAGCGGCTCGAAGGACGCTTCAGCCTGGTGGAGGGCGGCGGCCGGATGGACCTGTTCTTCATGAACGCGGCCATGCCGCCGTTCGACGACAAGGCGCTGCGGCAGGCCGTGGCCCGGGCGATCGACCGCGAACGGATCATCGAGCAGGTCCGGTTCGGCCTCGGCGAGCCCATCTACACCGCGTTCATGCCGCCCTCGCCCGCCTTCGACCCGGCCTACCTCGACTCGCACGGCTTCGACCTCGACGCGGCCGCGGCGATGCTCGACGCCGCCGGCGGCGCCCGCCAGGCGGTCGCGGGCGTGGGCGACGAGCCCGGCGCCATCGAGATCCTGCAGATCATCCAGGCCGACCTGGACAAGATCGGGTTCGAGCTGACCATCGAGCCGATGGAGCAGACCACGTTCCTCGACGAGCTGTTCGCCGGCCGCCTGCAGTGCTGCGTCGCGGCCCAGCCGAACAACCTGCAGAGCCCGTCGCTCATCTCCCGCGGCCGGCAGATGCTGCCGAGCACGGACAACGTCATGCTCGGGGCGGCCGTGCCCGACGCCTACGTCCAGGCGGTCGCGGGCGCCCGCACCGCCGTCACCGAGCCGGACCAGCAGGCGGCCTTCGCCGCGCTCAACGAGGTGCTGGTCGACGAGGCGTGGGCGATCGGCATCGCGACCAGGCCGTCGCTGTCGGCGCTGAAGGACGGCGTCACCGGCCTCGCGGTCGACCCGCGCGACTTCCTGGTGCTCGACGACCTCCAGGCCTGA
- a CDS encoding dihydrodipicolinate synthase family protein produces the protein MTTLNHSAGSSAMTLLTAVFTPFRPDGGLDLDVVGDQADALAAWGTHGVYVGGTAGEGASMTTAERMALLERWCEVAAGRFDVIAHIGHTSLAEARDLAAHARDAGVQAISAVPPYFHRPPDAAAVADFFARVTQAAPDVPFIYYHIPGVTGVTVPASEVLTAARDRIPTFAGIKFAHDDLADLQRCLELADDRYELYVGSARLLLATIGIGARAAIGSAYNFAAPVFLRMIEHVERGELREARACQFLAQSAIDTAVAFGGELAGFKAAANLVGPDCGPCRPPLRSPGPAQVAELRDRLDALGLLAVAPSR, from the coding sequence TTGACCACCTTGAACCACTCCGCCGGCAGCTCGGCGATGACCCTGCTGACGGCCGTCTTCACCCCGTTCCGCCCGGACGGCGGCCTGGACCTGGACGTCGTCGGCGACCAGGCCGACGCCCTCGCGGCCTGGGGTACACACGGCGTGTACGTGGGCGGCACGGCCGGCGAGGGTGCGTCGATGACGACGGCCGAGCGGATGGCCCTGCTGGAGCGCTGGTGCGAGGTCGCGGCCGGCCGGTTCGACGTCATCGCGCACATCGGGCACACCAGCCTGGCCGAGGCGCGCGACCTGGCCGCGCACGCCCGCGACGCCGGGGTTCAGGCGATCTCGGCCGTGCCGCCGTACTTCCACCGGCCGCCCGACGCGGCGGCGGTGGCGGACTTCTTCGCGCGGGTCACTCAGGCCGCCCCGGACGTCCCGTTCATCTACTACCACATCCCCGGAGTCACCGGTGTGACCGTGCCGGCCAGCGAGGTGCTGACGGCCGCACGGGACCGCATCCCCACCTTCGCCGGCATCAAGTTCGCCCACGACGACCTCGCCGACCTGCAGCGATGTCTGGAGCTGGCCGACGACCGCTACGAGCTGTACGTCGGCAGCGCCCGGCTGCTGCTGGCGACGATCGGCATCGGCGCCCGCGCCGCCATCGGCTCGGCCTACAACTTCGCCGCGCCCGTCTTCCTGCGCATGATCGAGCACGTCGAGCGCGGCGAGCTGCGCGAGGCGCGGGCCTGCCAGTTCCTCGCCCAGTCGGCCATCGACACGGCCGTCGCCTTCGGTGGCGAGCTGGCCGGGTTCAAGGCCGCCGCCAACCTCGTCGGGCCGGACTGCGGGCCGTGCCGGCCGCCGCTGAGGTCGCCGGGCCCGGCGCAGGTCGCCGAGCTGCGCGACCGGCTCGACGCGCTCGGGCTGCTCGCCGTCGCGCCGAGCCGATGA
- a CDS encoding alpha-amylase family glycosyl hydrolase produces the protein MTATPWWRGATIYQIYPRSFADSDGDGVGDLPGILAKVDYLSWLGVDAVWLSPFYPSPMVDFGYDVSDYTGVDPLFGGLADFDALVSALHAHGIRVIVDFVPNHSSDRHAWFVESKAARTARRRDWYVWADPRPDGGPPNNWESYFGGSAWELDPATSQYYLHTFHRTQPDLNWDNGEVRQAMADALRFWLARGVDGVRVDVLWILAKDRARRDNPPNDRWRPGEPYWHRQVRRYSEDQPEAHDHARFIRGVVDEFPDRVMIGEVVLPAERAVAYYGAALDEAHLPLNFGLADLAPWSPRTFHATVTGYLRSLPPGAEPNWFLGNHDFERVASRLGQRTARLAQVLMLTLPGTALLYYGDELGLPNGHIPPALVSDPQAVAFPERSRESARTPMQWDLTEHAGFGAATPWLPVSRTGGEWTVARQRDDPASMLSLVRALLRLRADDPAVAHGDYAPLPVPDPRVLAFTRSAGHHRVTVVANFSDDVVPTPAPAGEHRVTLVSSAGNHDPRTLQPKEAKVLGTAVQDWEETRRIAHARRRTT, from the coding sequence ATGACGGCCACGCCGTGGTGGCGCGGCGCGACGATCTACCAGATCTACCCGCGTAGTTTTGCCGATTCCGACGGCGACGGTGTCGGCGACCTGCCCGGGATCCTCGCCAAGGTGGACTATCTGAGCTGGCTCGGTGTCGACGCGGTCTGGCTGTCCCCGTTCTACCCCTCGCCGATGGTCGACTTCGGCTACGACGTCAGCGACTACACCGGCGTCGACCCGTTGTTCGGGGGTCTCGCGGACTTCGACGCGCTGGTCTCCGCGCTCCACGCGCACGGCATCAGGGTGATCGTCGACTTCGTCCCCAACCACTCGTCCGACCGCCACGCCTGGTTCGTCGAGTCGAAAGCAGCCAGGACCGCTCGGCGCCGGGACTGGTACGTCTGGGCCGATCCGCGGCCGGACGGCGGGCCGCCGAACAACTGGGAGAGTTACTTCGGTGGGAGCGCCTGGGAGCTCGATCCCGCGACGAGCCAGTACTACCTGCACACCTTCCACCGGACCCAACCCGATCTCAACTGGGACAACGGCGAGGTCAGGCAGGCCATGGCCGACGCGCTGCGGTTCTGGCTCGCCCGCGGCGTCGACGGCGTCAGGGTCGACGTGCTGTGGATCCTGGCGAAGGATCGCGCACGGCGCGACAACCCGCCGAACGACCGCTGGCGGCCGGGCGAGCCGTACTGGCACCGTCAGGTCCGGCGCTACTCCGAGGACCAGCCGGAAGCTCATGATCATGCACGGTTCATCCGAGGCGTCGTCGACGAGTTCCCCGACCGGGTCATGATCGGCGAGGTGGTGCTGCCGGCCGAACGGGCGGTGGCCTACTACGGAGCTGCCCTCGACGAGGCGCACCTTCCGCTCAACTTCGGCCTCGCCGACCTGGCGCCCTGGTCGCCGCGGACCTTCCACGCCACCGTCACCGGCTATCTGCGGTCGTTGCCCCCCGGCGCGGAGCCCAACTGGTTCCTCGGCAACCACGACTTCGAACGGGTCGCGTCCCGCCTCGGACAGCGCACGGCCCGGCTGGCCCAGGTGCTGATGCTGACGCTGCCGGGCACGGCGCTGCTGTACTACGGCGACGAACTGGGCCTGCCCAACGGGCACATCCCGCCCGCCCTCGTGAGCGACCCGCAGGCAGTCGCGTTCCCGGAACGAAGCCGCGAGTCGGCCCGGACCCCCATGCAGTGGGACCTCACCGAGCACGCCGGCTTCGGCGCCGCCACGCCATGGCTGCCCGTGTCCCGGACCGGCGGCGAGTGGACCGTGGCGCGGCAACGCGACGACCCGGCCAGCATGCTGAGCCTGGTCCGCGCGCTCCTCCGGCTCCGCGCCGACGACCCGGCCGTCGCACACGGCGACTATGCACCGCTACCCGTGCCCGACCCGCGGGTCCTGGCCTTCACCCGGTCGGCCGGCCACCATCGCGTGACGGTGGTCGCCAACTTCTCCGACGATGTCGTGCCGACTCCGGCGCCGGCCGGCGAGCACCGGGTGACCCTGGTGTCGTCCGCCGGCAATCACGACCCGCGGACCCTCCAGCCGAAGGAGGCGAAGGTGCTCGGCACCGCCGTGCAAGACTGGGAGGAAACGAGGAGGATCGCGCATGCTCGCCGCCGAACGACGTGA
- a CDS encoding sulfatase-like hydrolase/transferase — translation MTVRPNVLVIQADQFRWDCMGAAGHPDVETPALDALAGDGVLHTEAFCALPVCTPSRYSLLSGQAVHQHGGWTNRSTLAPGIDTFPRALRRAGYRTAAVGKMHFTPTYLDVGYDRLVLAEQHGPGRYDDDYHRDLRAAGLAPVVDLLDQEESLRASAGPAYWTTYGTGRSDLPEEWHSTTWIGERARRELDAWTGGGGQLLHVSFVKPHHPFDPPAPWDERYDPAALTVLPGWAEAIPEQDRPYANEYFGYDGLTEAALRTAMAHYYATITQLDHHVGLLLDGLRERGLYDDTLVVFTSDHGEYLGFHHLLLKNGPMYDPLVKVPLVVKYPGTRAARRDTSLVSLIDVAPTVLAAAGVAPSEPLPGRDLADPASSRRCVFAENRRGPAAFMARTATHKLLAYDDGALDAFYDLAADPYELDNRIADPACTRLAGELRGALADWVMYDTPTPVHLDEHAPAVDAANVPSPDPARRAEHRDWFAARAAEAAAHPDFAPWRG, via the coding sequence ATGACCGTCCGCCCGAACGTCCTGGTCATCCAGGCCGACCAGTTCCGCTGGGACTGCATGGGCGCGGCCGGCCACCCCGACGTCGAGACGCCTGCCCTGGACGCGCTGGCGGGCGACGGGGTGCTGCACACCGAGGCGTTCTGCGCGCTGCCGGTGTGCACGCCGTCGCGGTACTCGCTGCTGTCCGGCCAGGCCGTCCACCAGCACGGCGGCTGGACCAACCGCAGCACGCTGGCGCCGGGCATCGACACCTTCCCGCGCGCGCTGCGGCGGGCCGGCTACCGGACGGCGGCGGTGGGGAAGATGCACTTCACCCCCACCTACCTCGACGTCGGCTACGACCGCCTCGTGCTGGCCGAGCAGCACGGCCCCGGCCGCTACGACGACGACTACCACCGCGACCTGCGCGCGGCCGGGCTGGCGCCGGTGGTGGACCTGCTCGACCAGGAGGAGTCGCTGCGCGCGTCGGCTGGGCCGGCGTACTGGACGACGTACGGCACCGGCCGCTCGGACCTGCCGGAGGAGTGGCACTCGACCACCTGGATCGGCGAGCGGGCCCGGCGCGAGCTGGACGCCTGGACCGGCGGCGGCGGGCAGCTGCTGCACGTGTCGTTCGTCAAGCCGCACCACCCGTTCGACCCGCCCGCGCCGTGGGACGAGCGCTACGACCCCGCCGCGCTGACCGTCCTGCCCGGCTGGGCCGAGGCGATACCCGAGCAGGACCGGCCGTACGCGAACGAGTACTTCGGCTACGACGGATTGACGGAGGCGGCGCTGCGCACGGCGATGGCGCACTACTACGCCACCATCACCCAGCTCGACCACCACGTCGGGCTCCTGCTCGACGGGCTGCGCGAGCGCGGGCTGTACGACGACACGCTGGTCGTGTTCACCTCCGACCACGGCGAGTACCTCGGCTTCCACCACCTGCTGCTGAAGAACGGGCCGATGTACGACCCGCTGGTGAAGGTGCCGCTGGTGGTGAAGTACCCCGGCACCCGCGCCGCGCGCCGCGACACGTCGCTGGTCTCGCTGATCGACGTGGCCCCGACGGTGCTCGCCGCGGCCGGTGTGGCGCCGTCCGAGCCGCTGCCGGGACGGGACCTGGCCGACCCGGCGTCGTCGCGCCGGTGCGTGTTCGCGGAGAACCGGCGCGGCCCGGCGGCGTTCATGGCGCGCACGGCGACCCACAAGCTGCTCGCGTACGACGACGGCGCGCTCGACGCGTTCTACGACCTGGCCGCCGACCCCTACGAACTGGACAACCGCATCGCCGACCCGGCCTGCACGCGGCTTGCCGGCGAGCTGCGCGGCGCGCTGGCGGACTGGGTCATGTACGACACGCCCACGCCGGTCCACCTCGACGAGCACGCACCGGCCGTCGACGCGGCCAACGTCCCGTCCCCGGACCCGGCCCGGCGGGCCGAGCACCGCGACTGGTTCGCGGCCCGGGCCGCCGAGGCGGCGGCACACCCCGACTTCGCGCCGTGGCGCGGCTGA